The following are from one region of the Streptomyces fradiae genome:
- a CDS encoding phosphatase PAP2 family protein encodes MGETTVKSLERRTNPSAPIVAGGWARLRARTPRRPRIWFEVLLIAVSYWLYSLIRNAVPEQKAQALKNADWIWQAEHTLGLAFEHTVNHAVNSVTWLIVSMNYYYATLHFVVTIGVLVWLYRWHPGRYAAFRTVLFATTGVALVGYYLYPLAPPRLMNGQNFVDTVLVHHTWGSMASGNLKHMSNQYAAMPSMHIGWSLWCGLTIFLLAKAPWARILGLLYPMATLVVIVATANHFWMDAVGGIICLTFGFAVSYVWFGARPHKLPKLVEPAASTPQGVTRGGPRTGAEEAADADEDEKVGSGSGSRSGR; translated from the coding sequence ATGGGTGAAACGACCGTGAAGAGTTTGGAACGCCGGACGAACCCGTCGGCACCCATCGTGGCCGGCGGCTGGGCGCGCCTGCGCGCGCGGACGCCGCGGCGCCCGCGGATCTGGTTCGAGGTCCTGCTCATCGCCGTCAGCTACTGGCTGTACTCGCTCATCCGCAACGCGGTACCGGAGCAGAAGGCCCAGGCGCTCAAGAACGCCGACTGGATCTGGCAGGCCGAGCACACCCTCGGCCTGGCCTTCGAGCACACCGTCAACCACGCCGTGAACTCGGTGACATGGCTGATCGTGTCGATGAACTACTACTACGCCACCCTGCACTTCGTGGTCACCATCGGTGTGCTGGTGTGGCTGTACCGCTGGCACCCGGGCCGTTACGCGGCGTTCCGCACGGTCCTGTTCGCGACCACCGGTGTGGCCCTGGTCGGCTACTACCTGTACCCGCTGGCCCCGCCGCGCCTGATGAACGGCCAGAACTTCGTCGACACCGTCCTGGTCCACCACACCTGGGGCTCGATGGCCTCGGGCAACCTCAAGCACATGTCGAACCAGTACGCGGCGATGCCGTCGATGCACATCGGCTGGTCGCTGTGGTGCGGGCTGACGATCTTCCTCCTGGCGAAGGCCCCCTGGGCCCGCATCCTGGGCCTGCTCTACCCGATGGCCACCCTGGTCGTCATCGTAGCCACCGCCAACCACTTCTGGATGGACGCGGTCGGCGGCATCATCTGCCTGACCTTCGGCTTCGCCGTCTCGTACGTCTGGTTCGGCGCCCGCCCGCACAAGCTGCCCAAGCTGGTGGAGCCGGCCGCGTCGACGCCGCAGGGGGTCACGCGGGGCGGTCCGCGCACGGGGGCGGAGGAAGCGGCGGACGCCGACGAGGACGAGAAGGTCGGCTCCGGTTCCGGATCCCGCTCCGGGCGCTGA
- a CDS encoding bifunctional [glutamine synthetase] adenylyltransferase/[glutamine synthetase]-adenylyl-L-tyrosine phosphorylase: MTVPGRRSSTFTRLLRHGFTDPSAAERLLGLDELASLRDDSVLLDALGATADPDLALRGLVRLVEAQPEAERTTLTTTLLSAKPFRDRLLGVLGTSEALADHLARHPRDWQALVTYEAVDLHPGIAEFEQGLAGADEPVALRVAYRRCLLSIAARDVCGTTDVTQTAAELADLATATLRAALRIARAAAPEDAAVCRLSVIAMGKCGGNELNYVSDVDVIFVGEAADGADEAKALQAATRLASHLMRICSETTIEGAIWPVDANLRPEGRNGPLVRTLSSHLAYYQRWAKTWEFQALLKARPVAGDAELGAAYVDALSPLVWQAAERENFVPDVQKMRRRVVDNIPAAQVDRELKLGPGGLRDVEFAVQLLQLVHGRSDATLHSGTTLAALAALAAGGYVGRADAAQLDDAYRFLRAMEHRIQLFRLRRTHLVPEGAEDLRRLGRSLGLRTDPVAELNREWRRHAAVVRRLHEKLFYRPLLDAVAQLAPGEIRLSPEAAGQRLEALGYADPAAALRHLEALSSGVSRKAAIQRTLLPVLLGWFADSADPDAGLLGFRKVSDALGKTPWYLRLLRDEGAAAENLARVLSAGRLAPDLLLRAPEAVAILGDPEGLKPRGREHLEQEILAAVGRADGAEQAVAAARGVRRRELFRTAAADLIRSYGTEDSPREPDPGALVDRVGQAVTDLNAATLAGALRAAVRAEWGDTLPTRFAVIGMGRFGGHELSYGSDADVLFVHEPREGVDEQEAARAATRVVTEMRRLLQLPTADPPLLIDADLRPEGKSGPMVRTLKSYEAYYRRWSLVWESQALLRAEPMAGDPELGARFIELIDPLRYPMEGLGEEAVREIRRLKARMETERLPRGADPTLHAKLGRGGLSDVEWTVQLLQMRHGWAEPGLRTTRTRAALAAAHAAGLIPTEEAQTLDEAWVLATRVRNAVMLVRGRPGDTFPSEPRELAAVGRYLGYTPGHVGELVDDYRRITRRARAVMEELFYGA; the protein is encoded by the coding sequence ATGACGGTGCCGGGACGCAGGAGCAGTACGTTCACCCGGCTGCTGCGGCACGGATTCACCGATCCGTCCGCCGCCGAACGGCTGCTCGGCCTGGACGAGCTGGCCTCGCTGCGCGACGACTCCGTCCTCCTCGACGCCCTCGGCGCCACCGCCGACCCCGACCTCGCCCTGCGCGGCCTGGTCCGGCTCGTCGAGGCCCAGCCGGAGGCCGAGCGCACCACCCTCACCACCACCCTGCTGTCCGCGAAGCCGTTCCGGGACCGGCTGCTCGGCGTCCTCGGCACCTCCGAGGCGCTCGCCGACCACCTGGCCCGGCACCCGCGCGACTGGCAGGCCCTCGTCACGTACGAGGCGGTGGACCTGCACCCCGGGATCGCCGAGTTCGAGCAGGGGCTCGCCGGGGCCGACGAGCCGGTCGCGCTGCGCGTCGCCTACCGCCGCTGCCTGCTCTCCATCGCCGCCCGCGACGTGTGCGGCACCACCGACGTCACCCAGACCGCCGCCGAGCTCGCCGACCTCGCCACCGCCACGCTCCGCGCCGCGCTGCGCATCGCCCGCGCCGCCGCCCCCGAGGACGCGGCCGTCTGCCGGCTCTCCGTGATCGCCATGGGCAAGTGCGGCGGCAACGAGCTCAACTACGTCTCCGACGTCGACGTGATCTTCGTCGGCGAGGCGGCGGACGGCGCCGACGAGGCCAAGGCGCTGCAGGCCGCCACCCGGCTCGCCTCCCACCTCATGCGGATCTGCTCGGAGACCACGATCGAGGGCGCCATCTGGCCGGTCGACGCCAATCTGCGCCCCGAGGGCCGCAACGGGCCCCTCGTCCGCACCCTCTCCTCCCACCTCGCCTACTACCAGCGCTGGGCCAAGACCTGGGAGTTCCAGGCCCTGCTCAAGGCCCGCCCGGTGGCCGGCGACGCCGAGCTCGGCGCCGCGTACGTCGACGCGCTCTCCCCGCTCGTCTGGCAGGCCGCCGAACGCGAGAACTTCGTCCCCGACGTGCAGAAGATGCGCCGCCGGGTGGTCGACAACATCCCCGCCGCGCAGGTCGACCGCGAGCTGAAGCTCGGCCCCGGCGGACTGCGCGACGTCGAGTTCGCCGTACAGCTCCTGCAGCTCGTGCACGGGCGCAGTGACGCCACCCTGCACAGCGGCACCACCCTCGCCGCCCTCGCCGCGCTCGCCGCCGGCGGGTACGTCGGCCGCGCCGACGCCGCCCAGCTCGACGACGCCTACCGCTTCCTGCGCGCCATGGAGCACCGCATCCAGCTGTTCCGGCTGCGCCGCACCCACCTGGTGCCCGAGGGCGCGGAGGACCTGCGGCGCCTCGGCCGCTCCCTCGGCCTGCGCACCGACCCGGTCGCCGAGCTCAACCGCGAGTGGCGGCGGCACGCGGCGGTGGTGCGCCGGCTGCACGAGAAGCTGTTCTACCGCCCGCTGCTCGACGCGGTCGCCCAGCTCGCCCCCGGCGAGATCCGGCTCAGCCCCGAGGCCGCCGGACAGCGCCTCGAAGCCCTCGGTTACGCCGACCCCGCCGCCGCCCTGCGCCACCTGGAGGCGCTGTCCTCCGGGGTCAGCCGCAAGGCCGCGATCCAGCGCACGCTTCTTCCGGTGCTGCTCGGCTGGTTCGCCGACTCGGCCGACCCCGACGCCGGCCTGCTCGGCTTCCGCAAGGTCTCCGACGCGCTCGGCAAGACCCCCTGGTACCTGCGGCTGCTCCGCGACGAGGGCGCCGCCGCCGAGAACCTCGCCCGCGTCCTGTCCGCCGGCCGGCTCGCCCCCGACCTGCTGCTCCGCGCCCCCGAGGCGGTCGCGATCCTCGGCGACCCCGAGGGCCTGAAGCCGCGCGGCCGCGAACACCTGGAGCAGGAGATCCTGGCCGCGGTGGGCCGCGCCGACGGCGCCGAGCAGGCGGTGGCCGCCGCCCGCGGCGTACGGCGCCGGGAGCTGTTCCGTACCGCGGCGGCCGACCTCATCCGCTCGTACGGCACCGAGGACAGCCCCCGCGAACCCGACCCCGGCGCCCTGGTCGACCGGGTCGGGCAGGCCGTCACCGACCTCAACGCCGCCACCCTCGCCGGCGCGCTGCGCGCCGCCGTGCGTGCCGAGTGGGGCGACACCCTCCCGACCCGCTTCGCGGTGATCGGCATGGGCCGCTTCGGCGGCCACGAGCTGAGCTACGGCTCCGACGCGGACGTGCTCTTCGTGCACGAGCCGCGCGAGGGCGTGGACGAGCAGGAGGCCGCCCGGGCCGCCACCCGGGTCGTCACCGAGATGCGCCGGCTGCTCCAGCTGCCCACCGCCGACCCGCCGCTCCTCATCGACGCCGACCTGCGCCCGGAGGGCAAGAGCGGCCCCATGGTCCGCACCCTGAAGTCCTACGAGGCCTACTACCGCCGCTGGTCCCTGGTCTGGGAGAGCCAGGCCCTGCTGCGCGCCGAGCCGATGGCGGGCGACCCGGAGCTCGGCGCCCGCTTCATCGAGCTGATCGACCCCCTGCGCTATCCCATGGAGGGCCTCGGCGAGGAGGCGGTCCGCGAGATCCGCCGCCTCAAGGCCCGCATGGAGACCGAACGCCTGCCGCGCGGCGCCGACCCCACCCTGCACGCCAAACTGGGCCGCGGCGGCCTCAGCGACGTCGAGTGGACGGTCCAGCTCCTCCAGATGCGCCACGGCTGGGCCGAACCGGGCCTGCGCACCACCCGCACCCGCGCCGCCCTGGCCGCCGCCCACGCCGCCGGCCTGATCCCCACCGAGGAGGCCCAGACCCTCGACGAGGCCTGGGTCCTCGCCACCCGCGTCCGCAACGCCGTGATGCTGGTCCGCGGCCGCCCCGGCGACACCTTCCCCTCCGAACCCCGCGAACTCGCCGCCGTCGGCCGCTACCTCGGCTACACCCCGGGCCACGTCGGCGAACTGGTCGACGACTACCGCCGCATCACACGGCGTGCGCGGGCGGTGATGGAGGAGCTGTTCTACGGGGCGTAG
- a CDS encoding VOC family protein, giving the protein MNWSLEVVTVPVADLDRAKEFYGGKLGFTVDLDQEVSPGVRIIQITPPGSRCSISLLQGMPPFPGTGVMAPGALHGLQLCVTDIEAAREQLLAAGVHATPVMHVGATGWEAGKGDTWNSFLTFTDPDGNGWWVQEAPSELSER; this is encoded by the coding sequence ATGAACTGGAGCCTCGAAGTGGTGACCGTCCCCGTCGCGGACCTGGACCGGGCCAAGGAGTTCTACGGCGGGAAGCTCGGCTTCACGGTCGACCTGGACCAGGAGGTGTCGCCGGGCGTCCGCATCATCCAGATCACCCCGCCCGGCTCGCGCTGCTCTATCTCCCTCCTTCAGGGCATGCCCCCGTTCCCCGGCACCGGGGTCATGGCCCCCGGCGCCCTGCACGGCCTCCAGCTCTGCGTCACCGACATCGAGGCGGCGCGCGAGCAGCTGCTCGCGGCAGGCGTGCACGCGACGCCGGTGATGCACGTGGGCGCGACGGGCTGGGAGGCGGGCAAGGGCGACACCTGGAACTCGTTCCTGACCTTCACCGACCCGGACGGCAACGGGTGGTGGGTCCAGGAGGCCCCGTCGGAGCTCTCGGAGCGCTAG
- a CDS encoding GNAT family N-acetyltransferase, giving the protein MRPSAGERGRLKELLRARRAALDPAALGFPVRGPGPGRRAAGLTQEQMDTLLTRTPGTYNRFENGQLARPGAELLTAVARALCLDEREWEFLWLISRGEQPPHALHGTSGMFIAGLWQRVVDQIQDALAFISDAEWNLVVHNEAFRRFMPRGECPANLMRWMLLDPEARTEVLTEWSTQWAPAMMPHVKHSVALRPGSAGLLRLERDILDDPVAGPLYRACAAAPIPYVDGSELPARHALRGPGRLVTCLAEPVTAPGARINLSFFVPDVPDELRPRANPLRAGPDPSRLPAVTDVRTIETDRLLLHPLTAAEAQRIVDAAPAPGDRWAEEYPGPGDIRGAGNFLKGVAERGDPGVYRAYEIRLRADGVTIGGIGFHGPPDADGVVTVGYGLVPTARGRGFAAESLRALIARAREAGATAVRGDADLDNVPSHRVMEAAGMTYEGADEKLRNYRLVFPPVAGDERSAG; this is encoded by the coding sequence ATGAGGCCGTCGGCCGGTGAGCGAGGCCGTCTGAAAGAGCTGCTGCGGGCCCGCCGCGCGGCGCTCGACCCCGCGGCCCTGGGGTTTCCCGTACGCGGACCGGGACCCGGCCGCCGTGCCGCCGGGCTGACCCAGGAGCAGATGGACACGCTGCTCACCCGTACCCCGGGCACGTACAACCGCTTCGAGAACGGCCAACTCGCCCGCCCCGGCGCCGAACTCCTCACGGCGGTGGCCCGGGCCCTGTGCCTCGACGAGCGGGAGTGGGAGTTCCTGTGGCTGATCAGCCGCGGGGAGCAGCCGCCGCACGCGCTGCACGGCACCTCGGGGATGTTCATCGCCGGGCTGTGGCAGCGGGTCGTCGACCAGATCCAGGACGCGCTGGCCTTCATCAGCGACGCCGAGTGGAACCTCGTCGTGCACAACGAGGCGTTCCGCCGGTTCATGCCGCGCGGGGAATGCCCGGCCAACCTCATGCGCTGGATGCTCCTCGACCCCGAGGCGCGCACCGAGGTCCTCACGGAGTGGAGCACGCAGTGGGCGCCGGCCATGATGCCGCACGTCAAGCACAGCGTGGCGCTGCGCCCGGGGAGCGCCGGGCTGCTCCGCCTCGAGCGCGACATCCTGGACGATCCGGTGGCCGGGCCGCTGTACCGCGCGTGCGCCGCGGCGCCCATCCCGTACGTCGACGGCTCCGAGCTCCCCGCCCGGCACGCCCTCCGCGGCCCGGGCCGGCTGGTGACCTGCCTGGCCGAACCCGTCACGGCGCCCGGCGCCCGGATCAACCTCAGCTTCTTCGTACCGGACGTGCCGGACGAGCTCAGACCGCGCGCAAATCCGTTGCGCGCGGGCCCGGACCCGTCGAGACTTCCGGCCGTGACCGACGTACGCACCATCGAGACCGACCGCCTCCTGCTCCACCCGCTGACCGCCGCCGAGGCGCAGCGCATCGTGGACGCCGCCCCCGCACCCGGTGACCGCTGGGCCGAGGAGTACCCCGGCCCCGGCGACATCAGGGGCGCCGGCAACTTCCTCAAGGGGGTCGCCGAGCGCGGCGACCCGGGCGTCTACCGGGCGTACGAGATACGGCTGCGTGCGGACGGCGTCACCATCGGCGGCATCGGCTTCCACGGCCCGCCGGACGCCGATGGCGTCGTCACCGTCGGCTACGGCCTGGTCCCCACCGCCCGTGGCCGCGGCTTCGCCGCCGAGTCCCTGCGCGCCCTGATCGCCCGGGCCCGCGAGGCCGGCGCCACCGCGGTCCGCGGCGACGCCGACCTCGACAACGTCCCGTCCCACCGGGTCATGGAGGCCGCGGGCATGACGTACGAGGGAGCGGACGAGAAGCTCCGCAACTACCGCCTGGTGTTCCCGCCGGTCGCAGGCGACGAGCGCTCCGCCGGCTAG
- a CDS encoding LuxR C-terminal-related transcriptional regulator — MRCQNDCRDDCRDDCEENGPGLCGETLESYRTAVSHGVLTAPPPPCLTGLGLLRPHPADARRLVPVPPDVAQHRLVQPLEQALRERESELLSLRRTLAQADSVYRQEARQAPAPVQLLRGNDVIHQKLRQLNAACRQELQAVQPGGPRSAPALAEAARQLPDVLARGVRHRTLYQHTVRGHPAMTEFMTAMQQAGGQFRTTGLLVDRVILYDRSVALIPDHRYSRPDHALLIEHPAITAYLAGVFDLIWDTAEPVDLVDTPTSTPPLLTDEKQIGVLRLMVQGHTDASIAARLGMSARSVSAHISRASTAWGSRSRAHLAYLLAENGALRAP, encoded by the coding sequence ATGCGCTGCCAGAACGACTGCCGGGACGACTGCCGGGACGACTGCGAGGAGAACGGCCCGGGCTTGTGCGGGGAGACCCTGGAGAGCTACCGGACCGCCGTCTCGCACGGGGTGCTCACGGCTCCGCCGCCACCGTGTCTGACCGGGCTCGGGCTGCTCCGCCCGCACCCGGCCGACGCCCGCCGGCTGGTCCCCGTACCGCCCGACGTCGCCCAGCACCGTCTCGTCCAGCCGCTCGAACAGGCCCTGCGCGAGCGGGAGAGCGAACTGCTCTCGCTGCGCCGGACCCTGGCCCAGGCGGACTCCGTCTACCGCCAGGAGGCCCGGCAGGCGCCGGCGCCCGTGCAGCTGCTGCGCGGCAACGACGTCATCCACCAGAAGCTGCGGCAGCTCAACGCCGCCTGCCGGCAGGAGCTGCAGGCCGTGCAGCCGGGCGGCCCCCGGTCCGCCCCGGCGCTCGCCGAGGCCGCCCGTCAGCTGCCGGACGTGCTGGCCCGCGGGGTGCGGCACCGCACGCTCTACCAGCACACGGTCCGCGGCCACCCCGCGATGACCGAGTTCATGACCGCCATGCAGCAGGCGGGCGGGCAGTTCCGGACCACCGGTCTGCTCGTGGACCGGGTGATCCTCTACGACCGTTCCGTCGCCCTCATCCCCGACCACCGCTACTCGCGCCCCGACCACGCCCTGCTGATCGAGCATCCGGCGATCACCGCGTACCTCGCCGGTGTCTTCGACCTCATCTGGGACACGGCCGAACCGGTCGACCTGGTGGACACCCCCACGAGCACGCCGCCCCTCCTCACGGACGAGAAGCAGATCGGCGTGCTCCGGCTGATGGTCCAGGGCCACACCGACGCGAGCATCGCGGCCCGGCTCGGCATGAGCGCCCGCTCGGTGTCGGCCCACATCAGCCGCGCCTCGACCGCCTGGGGCAGCCGCAGCCGGGCCCATCTCGCCTACCTGCTCGCCGAGAACGGCGCCCTGCGTGCGCCCTGA
- a CDS encoding proteinase inhibitor I36 SMPI, giving the protein MSLKRKSAVALSALALAAAGTAVTTTPAAAEGGCPSATLCLSEDTNYVDIDVTSKTTGPNCIALGHYGETGFYNGIKSYVNNLPVTVSVYFYSPLYERYLPESPIYSGGFSSDTTSVYKYGMRGAVCTGGADPNLRLLS; this is encoded by the coding sequence ATGAGTCTCAAGCGCAAGTCGGCCGTCGCCCTGTCCGCCCTCGCCCTGGCGGCCGCCGGCACGGCGGTGACGACGACGCCCGCGGCGGCGGAGGGCGGCTGCCCCTCGGCCACCCTCTGCCTGTCCGAGGACACCAACTACGTCGACATCGACGTCACGTCCAAGACGACGGGCCCGAACTGCATCGCGCTCGGCCACTACGGCGAGACCGGCTTCTACAACGGCATCAAGTCGTACGTGAACAACCTGCCGGTCACCGTCAGCGTCTACTTCTACAGCCCGCTCTACGAGCGGTACCTGCCCGAGTCGCCGATCTACTCCGGCGGCTTCAGCAGCGACACCACCTCGGTGTACAAGTACGGCATGCGCGGCGCCGTCTGCACCGGCGGCGCCGACCCCAACCTCCGGCTCCTCTCCTGA
- a CDS encoding glutamine synthetase family protein: protein MDKQQEFVLRTLEERDIRFVRLWFTDVLGFLKSVAVAPAELEQAFDEGIGFDGSAIEGFARVYESDMIAKPDPGTFQILPWRAEAPGTARMFCDILMPDGSPSFADPRYVLKRALAKTSDLGFTFYTHPEIEFFLLKDKPLDGTRPTPADNSGYFDHTPQNVGMDFRRQAITMLESMGISVEFSHHEGAPGQQEIDLRYADALSTADNIMTFRLVMKQVALEQGVQATFMPKPFSEFPGSGMHTHLSLFEGDRNAFYESGAEYQLSKVGRSFIAGLLKHAGEIAAVTNQWVNSYKRIWGGSGRTAGSGGEAPAYICWGHNNRSALIRVPMYKPGKMGSSRVEVRSIDSGANPYLTYAVLLAAGLKGIEEGYELPAGADDDVWALSDAERRAMGIEPLPQNLGEAITLMERSELVAETLGEHVFDFFLRNKKQEWEEYRSEVTAFELRKNLPVL, encoded by the coding sequence ATGGACAAGCAGCAGGAATTTGTGCTCCGTACGCTGGAGGAGCGCGACATCCGCTTCGTGCGTCTGTGGTTCACCGACGTGCTCGGCTTCCTGAAGTCGGTGGCGGTGGCCCCCGCCGAGCTGGAGCAGGCCTTCGACGAGGGCATCGGCTTCGACGGTTCCGCGATCGAGGGCTTCGCCCGGGTCTACGAGTCGGACATGATCGCCAAGCCCGACCCGGGCACCTTCCAGATCCTGCCGTGGCGCGCCGAGGCCCCGGGTACGGCCCGGATGTTCTGCGACATCCTCATGCCGGACGGCTCGCCGTCCTTCGCGGACCCGCGCTATGTCCTGAAGCGCGCCCTTGCCAAGACCTCGGACCTGGGCTTCACCTTCTACACCCACCCCGAGATCGAGTTCTTCCTCCTGAAGGACAAGCCGCTCGACGGCACCCGGCCCACCCCGGCCGACAACTCCGGCTACTTCGACCACACCCCGCAGAACGTCGGCATGGACTTCCGCCGCCAGGCGATCACCATGCTGGAGTCGATGGGCATCTCGGTGGAGTTCTCCCACCACGAGGGCGCCCCGGGCCAGCAGGAGATCGACCTGCGCTACGCGGACGCGCTGTCCACCGCCGACAACATCATGACCTTCCGCCTGGTCATGAAGCAGGTGGCGCTCGAACAGGGCGTGCAGGCGACGTTCATGCCGAAGCCGTTCTCCGAGTTCCCGGGCTCGGGCATGCACACCCACCTTTCCCTCTTCGAGGGCGACCGGAACGCGTTCTACGAGTCGGGCGCCGAGTACCAGCTGTCCAAGGTGGGCCGTTCCTTCATCGCCGGCCTGCTGAAGCACGCGGGCGAGATCGCGGCCGTCACCAACCAGTGGGTCAACTCCTACAAGCGCATCTGGGGCGGCTCGGGCCGCACCGCCGGCTCCGGCGGCGAGGCCCCCGCGTACATCTGCTGGGGCCACAACAACCGCTCGGCGCTGATCCGCGTCCCGATGTACAAGCCGGGCAAGATGGGCTCCTCGCGCGTCGAGGTCCGCTCCATCGACTCGGGCGCCAACCCCTACCTGACGTACGCGGTCCTGCTCGCCGCCGGTCTCAAGGGCATCGAGGAGGGCTACGAACTCCCGGCCGGCGCCGACGACGACGTCTGGGCCCTCAGCGACGCCGAGCGCCGCGCGATGGGCATCGAGCCCCTCCCGCAGAACCTCGGCGAGGCGATCACCCTGATGGAGCGCAGCGAGCTGGTCGCGGAGACGCTGGGCGAGCACGTCTTCGACTTCTTCCTCCGCAACAAGAAGCAGGAGTGGGAGGAGTACCGCTCCGAGGTCACCGCCTTCGAGCTCCGCAAGAACCTGCCGGTGCTGTAG